A single region of the Sorghum bicolor cultivar BTx623 chromosome 7, Sorghum_bicolor_NCBIv3, whole genome shotgun sequence genome encodes:
- the LOC8060615 gene encoding nucleotide pyrophosphatase/phosphodiesterase has product MPSVQHARTIKIPAPVASCVLKRPREPSGHRRRPRARVGVAAVPMAWASGGAAAAMAVALVAATLLGTASASPAEGIQPLSKIAVHKATVEMQPSAYVRATPSLLGEQGEDTEWVTVKYGRRIPTIDDWIAVFSPADFNSSATCPNPWPAEPPYLCTAPIKYQYANYSENYIYRGKGSIRLQLINQRSDFSFALFTGGLDNPKLIAVSEPIAFKNPKAPVFPRLAQGKSHDEMTVTWTSGYDISEAYPFVEWGALVAAGAGAAHPQQAARTPAGTLTFSRGSMCGEPARTVGWRDPGFIHTAFLRDLWPNKEYYYRIGHELHDGSVVWGNRPYTFRAPPSPGQKSLQRVIVFGDMGKAERDGSNEYAAYQPGSLNTTDALISDLDNYDVVFHIGDMPYANGYISQWDQFTAQVAPITARKPYMVASGNHERDWPDTAAFWDVEDSGGECGVPAETYYYYPAENRANFWYKVDYGMFRFCVADSEHDWRIGTPQYEFIEHCLSTVDRKHQPWLVFAAHRVLGYSSNAWYAGEGSFEEPEGRENLQKLWQKYRVDIAFFGHVHNYERTCPMYQSQCMTSEKSHYSGTMNGTIFVVAGGGGCHLSEYTTAIPRWSIYRDKDYGFVKLTAFNHSSLLFEYKKSSDGKVYDSFTVDREYRDVLRCVHDSCFPTTLAT; this is encoded by the exons ATGCCCTCCGTGCAACACGCGCGGACTATTAAAATCCCCGCCCCAGTAGCCTCGTGTGTTTTAAAGCGACCGCGGGAGCCATcgggccatcgccggcggccGAGAGCTCGTGTAGGTGTAGCGGCTGTTCCCATGGCGTGGGCGTCAggaggcgcggcggcggcgatggcggtCGCTCTGGTGGCGGCCACGTTGCTGGGGACGGCGAGCGCATCCCCGGCGGAAGGGATCCAGCCGCTTTCCAAGATCGCCGTCCACAAGGCCACCGTCGAAATGCAGCCGTCGGCGTACGTGCGGGCGACGCCGTCGCTGCTCGGGGAGCag GGAGAAGATACTGAATGGGTGACGGTGAAGTACGGCCGGAGAATCCCTACCATCGACGACTGGATCGCCGTCTTCTCTCCAGCTGATTTCAA CTCGTCAGCTACGTGTCCTAACCCATGGCCAGCAGAACCGCCGTATCTCTGCACAGCACCCATCAAG TATCAGTACGCCAATTACTCGGAAAACTACATCTACCGGGGCAAGGGCAGCATCCGGCTGCAGCTCATCAACCAGCGCTCCGACTTCTCCTTCGCCCTCTTCACCGGCGGCCTCGACAAC CCGAAGCTGATCGCGGTGTCGGAGCCGATCGCCTTCAAGAACCCCAAGGCGCCGGTGTTCCCGCGCCTGGCGCAGGGCAAGTCCCACGACGAGATGACCGTGACGTGGACCAGCGGCTACGACATCAGCGAGGCCTACCCGTTCGTGGAGTGGGGCGCCTtggtcgccgccggcgccggcgccgcccatCCCCAGCAGGCCGCGCGCACTCCCGCCGGGACGCTCACCTTCAGCCGCGGCAGCATGTGCGGCGAGCCGGCGCGCACCGTCGGGTGGAGGGACCCCGGCTTCATCCACACCGCCTTCCTCAGGGACCTCTGGCCCAACAAAGA GTACTACTACAGGATCGGGCACGAGCTCCACGACGGGTCCGTGGTGTGGGGCAATCGGCCCTACACGTTCcgtgcgccgccgtcgccggggCAGAAGTCGCTGCAGCGCGTCATCGTGTTCGGCGACATGGGAAAGGCGGAGCGAGACGGGTCGAACGAGTACGCGGCGTACCAACCGGGGTCGCTGAACACGACGGACGCGCTGATCAGCGACCTGGACAACTACGACGTCGTGTTCCACATCGGCGACATGCCGTACGCCAACGGGTACATCTCGCAGTGGGACCAGTTCACCGCCCAGGTGGCGCCCATCACCGCCCGGAAGCCCTACATGGTGGCTAGCGGCAACCACGAGCGTGACTGGCCCGACACGGCGGCGTTCTGGGACGTGGAGGACTCCGGCGGCGAGTGCGGCGTGCCGGCCGagacctactactactaccccgCCGAGAACAGGGCAAACTTCTGGTACAAGGTGGACTACGGCATGTTCCggttctgcgtcgccgactcgGAGCACGACTGGCGGATCGGCACGCCGCAGTACGAGTTCATCGAGCACTGCCTGTCGACGGTGGACCGGAAGCACCAGCCGTGGCTCGTCTTCGCGGCGCACCGCGTGCTGGGCTACTCCTCCAACGCCTGGTACGCGGGCGAAGGGTCCTTCGAGGAGCCCGAGGGCCGCGAGAACCTGCAGAAGCTCTGGCAGAAGTATCGCGTCGACATCGCCTTCTTCGGCCACGTCCATAACTACGAGAGGACCTGCCCTATGTACCAG AGCCAGTGCATGACCAGCGAGAAGAGCCACTACTCCGGGACGATGAACGGGACCATCTTCGtggtggccggcggcggcggctgccacCTGTCGGAGTACACGACGGCGATCCCCAGGTGGAGCATCTACCGTGACAAGGACTACGGGTTCGTCAAGCTCACGGCGTTCAACCACTCGTCGCTGCTGTTCGAGTACAAGAAGAGCAGCGACGGCAAGGTCTATGACTCTTTCACCGTCGACAGGGAGTACCGCGACGTGCTCAGATGCGTGCATGACAGCTGCTTTCCGACGACGCTCGCCACCTAA
- the LOC8060616 gene encoding uncharacterized protein LOC8060616, with amino-acid sequence MERERGTSAALWGHVHLPLLARAGSKESVEYILQALWRTRRTGLDAADRTVARDALQLPSDAELDPLLVCLRILIRRCVNENVARDDIPKLFPEEVPPELQKLLTLLLQKFQPEWQQDAAKDQESARHSSATECQLNQNGDTSEHPGAANAEFQNGAAPVEDSVESSGQKEMKKSPLAKDSLDKMLKDLFSIKDQMATDGSNTGHDEPLLLQGSDTGHDEEVAGST; translated from the exons ATGGAGCGGGAGCGCGGCACGTCGGCGGCGCTGTGGGGGCACGTGCACCTCCCGCTGCTGGCGCGCGCGGGGTCCAAGGAGTCGGTCGAGTACATCCTACAGGCGCTCTGGCGCACTCGCCGCACCGGCCTCGACGCCGCCGACCGCACCGTCGCCCGCGACGCTCTCCAGCTCCCTTCCGACGCCGAGCTCGACCCC CTGCTGGTGTGCCTGAGGATACTGATCAGGCGGTGCGTCAACGAGAACGTCGCTAGGGACGACATCCCCAAGCTCTTCCCCGAGGAGGTGCCACCGGAGCTGCAGAAGCTGCTCACCTTGCTGCTGCAGAAGTTCCAGCCGGAGTGGCAGCAGGATGCCGCCAAGGATCAG GAATCCGCGCGGCATTCCAGCGCTACAGAATGTCAATTGAACCAAAATGGAGACACATCAGAGCATCCAGGTGCTGCTAATGCAGAG TTTCAGAATGGTGCCGCGCCTGTTGAGGATTCTGTAGAATCATCAGGACAGAAAGAAATGAAGAAGTCTCCATTAGCTAAGGATTCTTTGGACAAAATGCTGAAGGACTTGTTCTCAATCAAGGACCAAATGGCAACTGAT GGCAGTAACACCGGTCACGATGAGCCATTACTCTTGCAGGGCAGTGACACCGGTCACGATGAGGAGGTAGCTGGAAGCACTTAG
- the LOC8060954 gene encoding sulfite oxidase, which yields MPGLTAPSDYAEEPPRHPALKINSKEPFNAEPHRSALVASYITPVDFFYKRNHGPIPKVEDLSRYTVTISGLINKSIQLSMGDIWALPKYNVTATLQCAGNRRTAMSNVRKVRGVGWDISALGTATWGGAKLSDVLELVRIPKLSSVTSLGGKHVEFVSVDKCKEEKGGPYKASIPLKQATDPDADVLLAYEMNGEVLNRDHGYPLRVVVPGVIGARSVKWLDSINIKEEECQGFFVQKDYKMFPPTVDWDNINWSTRRPQMDFPVQSAICTLEDVDVIKEGKARIAGYALSGGGRGIERVDISVDGGKTWIEARRYQKDNVAYVSDGPQSDKWAWVLFEATLDIPANAEIVAKAVDSAANVQPEKVEDIWNLRGILNTSWHRIKIQNSSGRSKL from the exons ATGCCCGGGCTCACGGCGCCGTCCGACTACGCGGAGGAGCCGCCGCGTCACCCGGCCCTCAAGATCaactccaag GAGCCATTCAACGCTGAGCCTCACCGATCAGCGCTAGTCGCATCATACATCACCCCAGTGGATTTCTTCTACAAGAGGAACCATGGACCCATCCCTAAAGTCGAGGACCTCTCAAG ATACACTGTTACCATTTCTGGTCTCATCAACAAGTCTATTCAGCTATCCATGGGTGACATTTG GGCTCTTCCAAAGTACAATGTCACAGCAACTTTACAG TGTGCGGGAAACAGGAGGACTGCGATGAGTAATGTACGGAAAGTGAGAGGTGTTGGATGGGACATATCTGCTCTTGGAACTG CAACTTGGGGAGGTGCCAAACTATCTGATGTCCTTGAGCTAGTTAGAATACCAAAACTCAGTTCAGTCACATCTCTAGGCGGGAAGCACGTTGAGTTTGTTAGCGTTGACAAGTGTAAA GAGGAAAAAGGTGGTCCTTATAAGGCATCTATTCCATTGAAGCAGGCAACAGATCCTGATGCTGATGTATTACTTGCATATGAAATGAATGGAGAG GTACTCAATCGGGACCATGGGTACCCACTCCGGGTTGTTGTGCCTGGCGTTATTGGTGCACGCTCTGTAAAATGGTTGGACAGTATCAACATAAAAGAGGAGGAATGCCAG GGTTTTTTTGTGCAAAAAGATTACAAAATGTTTCCACCAACCGTGGACTGGGACAATATTAATTGGTCAACTAGAAGGCCACAGATGGATTTCCCTGTGCAG TCTGCTATCTGTACACTGGAAGATGTAGATGTTATCAAGGAAGGAAAG GCTAGGATTGCTGGATATGCACTTTCAGGTGGTGGCCGTGGCATTGAGAGAGTGGATATATCTGTTGATGGGGGTAAAACATGGATTGAGGCTCGTCGATATCAGAAAGACAATGTGGCGTACGTATCAGATGGACCTCAAAGTGATAAGTGGGCTTGGGTTCTCTTTGAGGCTACATTAGACATACCAGCAAATGCTGAGATCGTAGCTAAGGCG GTGGACTCGGCTGCAAATGTTCAACCGGAAAAGGTAGAAGACATATGGAATCTGAGAGGAATCCTCAACACGTCTTGGCATCGGATCAAAATACAGAACTCTTCAGGAAGATCTAAGCTGTGA
- the LOC8060617 gene encoding exocyst complex component EXO70B1: MERVSPDDAGQERVMAAAKQILKSMAVSKNAADDMMHFLSTFDPRLHPLSSPETGEEAASGADDDQEELEEEIAAAEEVILRWNSSSSPSSGGMIADYLYAVDDAIAASGRSARAAAAVHAAMPRLEEEARSLLSSSSPSLRRLSLSSDDLGGDATPDASPRHDVTLSPTAAASVGAVAVRMLRAGYGPELAQVYVAARRDALAESVALLGVEAVAIEEVIRMEWSALDQRMRRWSHAVRAVVRTFLADERRLCDEVFASDEDLGHECFADVARGCVLQLLAFADAVAVSPRATEKLYRTLGMYEALADVRPELEALFAADDAREFFAAEVSSTVQQLGSTVRHTIEEFSHAIHGEASRKPVHGGEIHPMTRYVLNYCSLLADCRGTLDAVLGDAGLDDTATANDDTAAASTPSARCIRELLTLLLRNIDDKSRLYDDAGLQNIFLMNNLYYVVQKVRESPALRELVGDDWLRRHRGQIRQYETGYLRASWTAVLSQLRRDDGASARPPAGHRAPSGPSAKSFNAAFQELYRTQTAWKVADVQLREELRIAVSERLIPAYRAFLGQGSRHPARHVKCSLEDLEDYMLDFFEGAQKFVRW; encoded by the coding sequence ATGGAGCGCGTGTCGCCGGACGACGCTGGGCAGGAGAGGGTCATGGCAGCCGCCAAGCAGATCTTGAAGAGCATGGCTGTGTCCAAGAACGCCGCCGACGACATGATGCACTTCCTGTCCACCTTCGACCCGCGCCTGCACCCGCTCTCCTCTCCGGAGACAGGCGAGGAGGCGGCGTCTGGCGCTGATGACGATCAAGAAGAACTAGAAGAGGAGATCGCCGCCGCGGAGGAGGTCATCCTCCGGTGGAACTCCTCCTCGTCGCCGTCGTCTGGCGGCATGATCGCGGACTACCTCTACGCCGTCGACGACGCCATCGCCGCGTCCGGTCGCTcggcccgcgccgccgccgccgtgcacgCCGCCATGCCGCgcctggaggaggaggcgcgctCCCTGCTCTCTTCCTCGTCTCCCTCCCTGCGGCGCCTGTCGCTGTCGTCGGACGACCTCGGCGGCGACGCGACGCCCGACGCGTCCCCGCGCCACGACGTCACGCTCTCCCCGACTGCCGCGGCCTCCGTGGGCGCCGTCGCGGTCCGCATGCTGCGCGCCGGGTACGGGCCAGAGCTCGCGCAGGTGTACGTGGCCGCGCGCCGCGACGCGCTCGCGGAGTCGGTGGCGCTCCTCGGCGTCGAGGCCGTCGCCATCGAGGAGGTGATCCGGATGGAGTGGTCGGCGCTCGACCAGAGGATGCGGCGGTGGAGCCACGCCGTGAGGGCCGTGGTCAGGACCTTCCTCGCGGACGAGCGCCGCCTCTGCGACGAGGTCTTCGCGTCGGACGAGGACCTCGGCCACGAGTGCTTCGCCGACGTCGCCAGGGGATGCGTCCTGCAGCTGCTCGCCTTCGCGGACGCGGTCGCCGTGTCGCCGCGCGCAACCGAGAAGCTGTACCGCACGCTCGGCATGTACGAGGCGCTCGCCGACgtgcggccggagttggaggcgctcttcgccgccgacgacgcgcGCGAGTTCTTCGCGGCGGAGGTCTCGAGCACCGTCCAGCAGCTGGGCTCCACCGTGCGCCACACCATCGAGGAGTTCAGCCACGCCATCCACGGCGAGGCGTCGCGGAAGCCCGTCCACGGCGGGGAGATCCACCCCATGACCCGCTACGTCCTCAACTACTGCAGCCTCCTCGCCGACTGCCGCGGCACCCTGGACGCGGTCCTCGGCGACGCCGGCCTCGACGACACAGCCACCGCAAACGACgacaccgccgccgcctcgaCGCCGTCCGCGCGCTGCATCCGCGAGCTGCTCACGCTGCTGCTGCGGAACATCGACGACAAGTCCCGGCTGTACGACGACGCCGGGCTGCAGAACATCTTCCTGATGAACAACCTCTACTACGTGGTGCAGAAGGTGCGGGAGTCCCCGGCACTGCGGGAGCTCGTCGGCGACGACTGGCTCCGGCGGCACCGCGGCCAGATCCGGCAGTACGAGACCGGCTACCTGCGGGCGTCCTGGACCGCCGTGCTGTCGCAGCTGAGGAGGGACGACGGCGCGTCGGCGAGGCCGCCGGCAGGGCACAGGGCGCCGTCGGGCCCGTCGGCGAAGAGCTTCAACGCGGCGTTCCAGGAGCTGTACCGGACGCAGACGGCGTGGAAGGTGGCGGACGTCCAGCTGCGGGAGGAGCTGCGCATCGCGGTGTCGGAGCGGCTCATCCCGGCGTACCGGGCGTTCCTCGGGCAGGGCAGCCGGCACCCGGCGAGGCACGTCAAGTGCAGCCTCGAGGACCTCGAGGACTACATGCTGGACTTCTTCGAAGGCGCGCAGAAGTTTGTCAGGTGGTGA